The nucleotide window ACGATTGACGGTAAACGTTGTATCTGAAGAAACGGACCAGGCAACATATACAGAGGAGCTAAAACTACTAAACCCTCCTTCTGCGACATTGTTCTTCGGAAGTTTTACCTTTTCCCCTAAAGCTGGGAAGGAGAAGATCTAACCTCATCCTCCCGTAGACCACTCTTCATTAGACCAACCCTTACACTCGTTACAAGTAACATCAACGTCATACTTAATACCCCTACAGGGCTTACCAAGAGAATAAGTATCCAAGGCAAACTATCTACTTATCATAGTTGAACAATTACTGCAGGGGCGTCGAGTCTCAGATAGCATACTCATAGTGCACTAACACCATCAAGGGATCGAAAACCACTTGAAGGCGATAAATTCAAGGTGGAGTCGTTATCAAAAGCCAAAAAAAATTCTAAGTAAATACAGTTTTATCAGAATGTTGGAGCGACACCATAAACGTGCTTCTGCGACAACAGATGATTAAATAATGGCTCAGTAACCGGTTGGTGGAGAGACCCTCCCACCATTGGTGGGGTAGGGAGAGAGGACCTTGTGACCAACTATTAATTTTCCAATTGACAAGCAGTTACATGTTAAAAAGTTAAAGCCGGCAAAGGTTAAGAATTTTGACGACCGTTTTCTCCAAAAAGTCAACAGGTATTGTgcttttagtttcattctttatccaGATATCCTTAATTTAACTAACTCGATCATAATGAGAATTTTCGGAACTGTtttcggttggtcacaatcaatgagggtaacaTGATTGGTCACCTGATTAGTCATATCTATTTGGAGTTGACACAGAtctgatcggctgaattaagttttgCAGGTAAGTgttcaaaaattattttaaagttaataattcaTTTCACTCTAATTACTTTACACAACACTTGGGTACTCTTATTCTCTGCTGTCTTTTCTCTTTCGCACATACTCAAACTAGGCTAAACTCTAAATCTGGCAACatcaaacaacaatcattctaaaACATTCATTCATTCAGATTTGCCCTACATTATGCAAACACGGACTCTTTTGAAATTTAAACTTCCTATTGCAATTAAGGATAGGGAAAATGATTCTGATCTGATCAACGTTGAAAgcttaaacaaacaaaaaactcaAACAATGAAAAATTACAAGGTGGGAAATGCAAATTTACGTTAAAATCGGACAGCATAGAATCTTACAATAGTTAAGCTGTTTACAAATTACGTCAAGCAATTTCACTTCCCTAAGGTATTTAAGGGACAAGCTATTCTATGTGTTTTACTCACAAAGGCTGaagtaatgaatattgaaaatacttCTATTTGCATGGTTAATTAATGAGACATATTCAGCATGAGCCTAAATCCCCTAAAAATAGTTAGTAACAACTGACTCTGTAAACATCTAAAGATGTAACTGAAATCCTATTTGTTCGCTAGAAATTTTCcacaaaattatctaaaaaaatgaTGACATATCAGATGTATAGTATAAGACACTTCTCACTAGTCATttcaacccccttttttttttcatttcattctcgGAACATACCgacgccactctctctctctctctctctctctctctctctctctctctctctctctctctctctctctctctctctctctctctctgcaaaggaTAGCGTTTCCATACTCCCACCGCAACAACAGCTCATCTTTTACTTCCTTTCACTCGGCGCTTTTACAACTTTAACACAAATCTTGTAATTTTTGACATTACTTATCTAGCATGAGACTTATAACTAAAACGATATCAGAAAAAAAACAACTTAAAACCTATTGCATGGAAACTAAAACGAAAATTTCAACAAAAATCGAGACTCATCGCTTAAAACCTTAACGGCTATTTATAATTTGTCTAAACCCCCATTAACATTTCTATttcaatacccatatatatatatatatatatatatatatatatatgtgtgtgtgtgtgtgtgtgtgtgtgtgtgggtaagtcTATATGAGTGTATCTATTTGCTCATCTGTTTAAGCGTAAATTTTGGATGCGAGTGTGTTGGGAAAAATTCACTATTGACTGACATACGTAAATGATATTGTAATGGTATACCATTGGATATATACAGAAGGGAAAAAATCTGTACGATGCttgacatcttgcttttcaaaaaattagaaagctaaaattttgaaagtcaggGAATTCTCGATATGAAAAAGGCAgaattgacagacagacagacagacacaccaaGCAACAAAGAAATCCAGATgttacaatagttttttttataaaaaaaaaaaatttaactcttAATAAttccattgaagagagagagagagagagagagagagagagagagagagagagagagagagagagagagagagagagagagagagagagttaataaactttctctataaaatattttagattttattagcCCAAATGAAAAGAGACTGACAGAGAGACAAACAGATATATTGATTAACCTGTTTCTAGACTTTCAACACACTAATCCAATTTAGAATAATCCCaactaaagaagagagagagagagagagagagagagagagagagagagagagagagagagagagagagagagagagagagagagagagagagttgctatttaataaagtctctctctctctctctctctctctctctctatatatatatatatatatatatatatatatatatatatatatatatatatatatatatatatatatatatatatatatatatatatatatatatatatatatatatatgtaatgtgtgtgtgtgtgtgtgtgtgtgtgtgtatagagggaGGAGGAACAACTTCTTTAAATGGTAAAGGTTTCCACTGCTCTCCTAACCTAAATCTAGGTTCCAGGTTCAGGCTcaagttcctcgttgctctctccataacactgattgtgggcacactactcgaagcgtaggtgcaaagcgctgcatTCTGCGAAAAGTGCATTCTCATGAGTTACCTCCTACATCGACAACAAAGCTCGCATACTTTTACTTCCAACTTCCAAAGCCTATCTTATATATCTTGCAACTTCTTAAGTTGTCATTCCTAACTTTCCTAATTCtatgccattgcttctaaattttccaAATTCATTACTTTTAGATATATGCTCAGTTGTATCATCTGCCTTCCTATACAATACACAAAGTCTATCctcttcattcctatttctataattttcttttaaatctatcatATGCAGCCGTGTTTCCATAACTATTACTGcttctttagtgttaagttttcctATCATATCTTttctgccattactatttacaaacctcagttttggtcatttctttcttttctttcttctatttttcttttgaattaaaTTGTcacttttaaattttatttatttctcgaGTTCTTGCCTttcataatttctttaatattaataccatattttttgtatattctttAGGACTTTTTTCTCAGAATTCCACTTATGGTTCCCTTACTTGGTCTTCCACGATCTCCTTAACTGATCGtttatcatctgatgttatgatattATAAGAAAGCATAACCTTTTCACAATGTATTCcattttcaactggccatattcctcTTCCCGCTAATAACACCCTATAAAGTGTGGTTACAACTTGTTCAAACATTTCTCTCAAAATCTTGTTTTGTATCCCCTCTAGTTCtctcatttcattttcttttattacaccccatgtctcaaCATTTGCAAACATTAtaggtactactactgtttcataaATCTTTATTCTCACAAACAATACCAAATCTTCTACTCTGTTATTATCTCCATACTTAACTTTTTGCACCATGTATTCTATCTTTGATTCCCTTTTACTTATGCTAAGACTACCATCCTCCTAAGTATTTAAATTCCTCAAATGTGTCCATCCTTCCATTTCTAACCCCTTCATTAACCTTTCTAACTACTTCTGTTTTGTGTCATATTACTAACACCGCTGACTTCTGTGGATTAGTGCTAAAAGTAAATGTTTTTACTTCTTCCAAACTGCGGTAGCcgctaatagctctctctctctctactttatatCTATTGTTGCTTGGAAACATTATTTAAACAAATAAATCAGGGCTTCTTTTTTATGTTTCTTATCATGATTATCGTCTTTTCACTTCTAAATTTAAATCTGTCCATGACAACTGAACATAATTCTGCTCTAAAAATTGTTCTGTCTTACGTTTCCTTTCACGGTATGTTAATTTCTTCTGTAAATCCGACAGGACTCTTAATTGTCGCTTTagctttttcatttaatttatatatcatctAAACATAGTTTATCAAATCACTTTACTGCATCATCACACCTTATGCAAGTTTAGGTAATTATCATAATCTATAAAAGCATGCAGTGTGATAAGGGGATCTGCTGTTGATCTACCTCTATCGCACCACACTGAAATATGCTAATCTTGTCTTTAATTTcagccttaatttttattaattttagtttcTCAAATATCTTACTCACCATGTTCGTAATAAGAAGTCCTCTTCTATTGTCTACATCTAATCTGTTACCTTTAGACTTGTCCACTGATAATATTTCAAGTTTATTCCATTCATCTGGTATTTCTATTATCTCTtccatttcatttataatttgTCTCATGCTATTCTTCATGACTTGGCCCACGTTTTTCATCATTGTATGGCTCATTTCTTGTCTCttgtattcatatttttcaagGATAGTATAACATCAGCGACTTCTTGTTGAAAAATCTCCATtactgtgacttttttttttctttgactttcCCCATCACCCACTTCAGTATTACTCTTTTTTAACTTAAATAGGTCTGTATAatatttttacacattttttttttcattgttactcCATCTTTATATATGATGGCAGCCAAACAGCACCCGTTACATTAATCTATCAGTTTTTTGTAATCCCATGATGCTCCTCCTTTCAACTCCTTCTCCCCCTTTTTTAATTATTCCACAGTCTATAATTTTACATTTTCCATTTCCCCTTCTAGtccattttcctctacattttcCATGTAGAAAATGCTTTCTACCAGTTGTAAAACCATCCTTCCACCTACTGAAACTTCACACTTATTTCCCACTATTCCCTCTCCTACTTTAGAATTAAGATCTccactaataataatttttcaccaTTCTTGTCTGCTTTCTTGGCCTGTTCTTCCATTACTTTATCCGTTTCTCCCCTATCCTTCTTGGTGCTCATACCTTCTTATGGAGCACACACTACATTTAATCTAATCTTGATGCGACCATTGCCCATTTTTATTCATAGTGCATCATGGATCTCATTCTCTATTCACTTCAACTTCTACATTTCTCAGTTCTTCTTCAATTCCTATCAGTAGCCCTCCATCTGTGTTTCTGTTATTAACATAAATCTTATATCCTccaaattctatttttcttctttttcttaacaAGTTTCAGTCACACATATAAGTTTGGGCTTAGTTGTGTTCACTACCTCCTccatagattttatttttcattcaatcccctttacatttccataataaattttgcactcttcatatattttcctttttttttatactgcGTCTTACCTTCTTATTTTTTAAATACCCTTGTATGCGACATTCCTATATATGGCATTAATTTTACCCTCTGCGGCTCCTGCAACATATGACCGGGACTGATCTCTGCGCCACACTCATCTCTGGGTTTACCATTCCTCTCATTTGCATCATTGTGCCCATGTTATTTGATTTTCGTTTTTTAATTTGGTTAGTAACTCGTCTACTCTTTGTTCTAATAATCCACTTTTTTTATTGACCCTTACCTTGTCTTCTGTGTTTTCAAACTTAATTTTATTATTCGGGAATCTGCGGCTGTTACGTACTAAGTTGTTCTCCCCGTATCCAGTTCAGACCCCATAACACTTAAATCCTCAGATCCTTTATTATCATATTGGCAATACCTTTTCTCAAAATCAAATTCACAAATCGCTGTTTCCGTACTAACTTCcagttttctttgttattattcgtGTCTTATGCCAAAATTTACAAATTTCTCCACATTATTCTTTCTCTATTTCGGTTTTATATCGTTTCATATGGGAAAATCTACATTCTTTgccttattaaaattttattgcacCAAAGtatttagattctttatttatcttATTCCGTCTAAAtgttctattttcatatttctccCATTTATCCCTCTTAGTTCATTGCCTACtatattcctctttttattttcatcttccgTTCTTCTATCTTGTTCTTCTCCTTCCTCATTTTGAGTATAATCTTTTTGCAAATTTCTcacaatctgttctcttttcaTCACATGTTCCTTCTTATGAACTGCTCATGAATTTCCTCAAGATTCTTCTATATTAACATTGTCAAAGTtcctagtttcttttttattctcatCTAGCATTCTTTCATCTATTCATCTAATTGTATTAAGTCTCTTATCCTTGTGTTTAGGTTTGCTTTTGCAGGCCGATAAAGCTTCAGGATGTCCGTTATATTTCCTAAAATCTTCttgtaatattttgtattattCTGGCCATATCTCCATTTGTTGTCTTCTgcaaatttatttctttctttttaccttGATCCTTCTCCTTTCTTTCTGCAATTTATCTCATGGGCAGAGGCATAGTGGAGTTTCTTGGGGGGAAGCGGGGGTGCTATAGCCTCTACACTTTTTtgccgaattttttttttctatcttttacttaaGATAGGATTAAAATATGTTAAACTGCATATATTTAGTAATCCTTCATTTGTCATAAGAATTATTCtccaaaaataatttctcgaataGATTTTTGTTAACATGTACTTAGATGATAAAATAGGTAATTATTCTACTCATATGTGTATATCCACatcctatgtgtatatataattccaattctttatttcagctgtagagccatatacaaaatattacactaaaattaaaagttatttacaaatatattaggaataaaacaaaaggtctaaacacagaaaatgtgtttagaccactctttagaaaactaatgattttttaaaactatcactgttataaattgcacaaattaagtgttttttttaactttttgctctctgaaacaaacttacaatacattttctcactaattcatcaaatgttggtattcctaaagaatattcctaaagaaacaaagtgtccacttactctcgaaaacctttctattccaatcaggtacctaaaagagtcattataacatatcttaagttttcgtagggtttcctttttacctTTCATTGCCAGAgtcatacaatacagggaagtacagaaagatctgaacaaatgtactttcgcctcatcattgcacatatgaaagttccttagcaacatattgcctcgcaagcattgccctcgatagagtgatgcaatatggtcattaGGGTGTCCCAAGAAACCGAAGTGAATCGGACACACTCCAGCACTTGTTGCCCTTGTTTCCTGTCGTGACAAGTTTAAACAGGAAAATTTTCAGCTTCCTATCTTGTCTTTTACTGGTCGCGCATTTCATTCAGTTTTCTGCTGGGAGTCAGAGAGTGAACTTGTGCAGCGGTCACTGGCATATCGTGCAGCGGTCAGTGTTGTAGGGGCATTAGGTGAGCTCTAttttacaataacaaatatttttctgtgtTACTTTGTTTATTTGGTATAGGTGAGGGAAGGTGGGTGTGAAAGATAGGTAATAAAGAGAGGAAACCGGAAAGacttgtgagagagaaagagagagagagagagagagagagagagagagagagagagagagagagagagagagagagagagagagagagagagctaaggtgTGTGAAACTTATTCTGTCATTTTTTGTTCCCAAGTCTAACGTAATGGCGTGTAAAATACGATCTAAGGAAGTTGTATGGCTACTGAAGAAGTCCCCAATATCGTCATTTCCGGGGAATCGTCTTCCGTCGATAGGCGAGGTTCTCCAGGTGTTTTTGTTCCATCACAAGATCCAGAAGGAGGTTCTTCATGTTGCAGCAGCTTCTACAGATGAGAAGGTCATGGAAGTGTGGCGACGTGCGAACATTCCGACGTCGGATGTGTCGTGGGTGAAGAAGAAGATCCTTAAGCTGTACAAAGAGTACAGCACCTTGGCGAAATCCAAGTCACGAAAAAcagagatggaagaaatgaagagatGCATCTTTAGAGACAGCCTCGAAGATATGTTCGACATCGCGCATTCTAAGGCAATGGAAGCGAAGATCCCCGAGGAAGACAAGGCATTTTTGAAGGCTCAGAGGGAGGACCAGCAGAGCTGCTCCATGGCTGACGTGGACGAGAAGCTGGAACAAGCGATTGAGGAGAAGAGACGTAAGAGACAAAGGatggaggagatgaagaagaaggacgCGGCTGCTTCGTCATCCACTCTTGATCGTAACGTGACTTTAGAGTCTTTTACTTCATCCTCATCAGCCAACGAAGACACGGAGGACGACTTCAAATCCTCGACACCAGCTACATCTCGACGCCGTCAACTTCCCCAGGAGAACAAGCTCACCAAGGAGCTGACCCTTGCTTGGGAACGCGACAACCTGTCCGTCCGTGCTGCAACATCCTCCTACGCCGCTGCTGCAATAAACCTCGGCCATGACATCGAATGTATCACTGTGTCGCGTTCGTCAATCCACCGGGCCAGAATCAAGAACCGTGAAGAGATTGCCATGTCTCTCTCCTTCAAGCCTAAAGTCCCTTTGGTGCTGCATTGAGATGGCAAGGTGTTACCCAGTCTAGCGGACGGAAGGTCATTAGAGGAGAGGGTTGCTGTCTTGGTGTCCGGGGAGGATACGGAGGAACTTCTGGATGTTCCTGTGTCTTCTGACGGAACAGGACAAGCTATTACGGAAACAGTTTTGAAGCTGGTGCGGGAAGACAGCTTGGAGGGCAACATCATTAGAATGTCATTCGACACGACAGCAGCCAACACGGGGATGGTTCAAGGAGCATGTATCAGGATTGAACATGCACTGAAGAAGCCCCTGGTGTGGTTGCCATGCTGCCACCACATCCTGGGAGTTGTTCTGAAGGCAGTCTTCGTGGCTTGCATGGGCCCATCATCTAGTCCTGACATATCCATTTTCAAGAGGCTCCAGAATCGTTGGCCTTCTGTTGACCAGAGCCGACCAGAGCCCAGGACATTGACTGTTCTGTCATACGACGAAGAAGCTCACCGCCTTGAGATGCTTCATCACTTGAAACATCTGCTTGACTTTGGGAATCATCCACGCGAAGACTACAAAGAGATAATCTTGCTCAGCGTGGCCTACCTTGGAGGAGTCCCTACATCCTTCCGTGCTCCTGGTGCTTACCACATGGCCAGATGGATGGCCAAGGCCATCTACGCCGTGAAGATCATGCTCTTCCATGACCAGCTAGAGATGAGCAGGCGGGAGTTGGCAGAGATCCGTCGAGTGGCATTCTTTGTGACCATGGTCTAATCGAAATACTGGAACGAGGCAATGATTCCGTCCTACGCAGCCAAGAACGACCTGGACTTCATAACTGACGTAAAGAGGATCTGCGACGATGGGGTGGCGTCGGTTGTGGAACGTGCGATGCGGCGCCATCTCTGGTACCTTTCTGAGGATCTGATTGGACTGGCCATCTTTGATGACTGCATCAGCCCAGAGCAGAAGGCGGCGATGGTAGAGGGGATGAAGCGTCCTTCAACAACCAAGAATCCACGGTCCTCCGAGTCAAAGACACCAATCAATCTCAACGGGCCGCTTTCCGCCTTTTGCTCAGTGCGGTCGATGGAGCTCCTCAAAAGTGTCCTAGGAGGCTTGGTATTCCCAGGAGCCGACCTTCCTTGAGCTGAGTCCTGAAACATGGAACGCAGATTCGAGTTTCAAGTGGGCAAAGAAGCGAGTTGGTGTCCTGAAGGTCACGAACGACCTCGCAGAACGAGGAAAAGCCCTCATTCAACGCTTCTTAGGCAGACGGACGAAGGAAGAAAGGCAAACCTAGTTCCTCTTGAAGCTTGCCCGCCTCCACACGAAAGCCGTCCCGATAAAAAGGAAGGCGGAACTCAAGAAGAATGTACTGgagtaagaagaagagaagatctttGTTTTCTGCAGGAAATCAGAAGTTGATGCATTAGTTACATTACTGATAAAACTTTAGTTGTCCTGAGACGTAATTGTTAATGAGGTAAAATATCTTGCCTTATgatgattatattatcaatatattgaaaagggaaatttaatgaagtttatatttattttctttcaatggtactgtataatagtttcaataaatatgAACTTTCTGCAGCCATTAGTTGTCGGTCTACATGCAATAAAAGAAAAAGCCAGAATTTTATTGTTTGATGGAAAATAAGGTCGAATCTCGAAGAGCTATAAAAACGTTTTTGGCGCGACCATTAAATATTGCCCAATGTTCATGAAAATTTTGTGGAATCATTTTCATTTGACAAGGAACCAGAGCAGCATGTGCTGGATTTGATATCATTACTCCGAATTTCTACCTATATACGCTTGGGACAACCTAATGGTCATCGTcatttagattgtcattaatattcatgccaagataattacatgacttaacgacttccagcctgacgtcattaatatagagtgacggttcactaaatgacataaaattccagggctttataacTCACAAGCAATACCACATCTTCTACTCTGTTATTATCTCCATACTTAACTTTTTGCACAATGTATTCTATCTTTGATTCCCTTTTACTTATGCTAAGACTACCATCCTCCTAAGTATTTAAATTCCTCAAATGTGTCCATCCTTCTATTTCTAACTCCTTCATTAACCTTTCTAACTACTTCTGTTTTGTGTCACATTACTAACACCGCTGACTTCTGTGGATTAGTGGTataagtaaatgtttttatttcttccaaACTGCGGTAGCCACTAGTACCTCTCTCTCTACTTTATATCTATTGCTGCTTGGAAACATTATTTAAACAAATAAATCAGGGCTTCTTTTTTATGTTTCTTATCATGGTTATCGTCTTTTTACTTCTAGATTTAACTTTGTCCATGACAACTGAACATAATTCTGCTCTAAAAAATGTTCTGTCTTACAATTCCTTTCACAGTATGTTAATTTCTTCTGTAAATCCGACAGGACTCTTAATTGTCGCTTTagctttttcatttaatttatatatcatctAAACATAGTTTATCAAATCACTTTACTGCATCATCACACCTTATGCAAGTTTAGGTAATTATCATAATCTATAAAAGCATGCAGTGTGATAAGGGGATCTGCTGTTGATCTACCTCTATCGCACCACACTGAAATATGCTAATCTTGTCTTTAATTTcagccttaatttttattaattttagtttcTCAAATATCTTACTCACCATGTTCGTAATAAGAAGTCCTCTTCTATTGTCtacatctgatctgttacctttaaACTTGTCCACTGATAATATTTCAAGTTTATTCCATTCATCTGGTATTTCTATTATCTCTtccatttcatttataatttgTCTCATGCTATTCTTCATGACTTGGCCCATGTTTTTCATCATTGTATTGCTCATTTCTTGTCTCttgtattcatatttttcaagGATAGTATAACATCagctacttcttgttgaaaaatcTCCATTactgtgactttttttttctttgactttcCCTATTACCCACTTTAGTATTACTCTTTTTTAACTTAAATAGGTCTGTATAATATTTttacacactttttttttcattattactccATCTTTATATATGATGGCAGCCAAACAGCACCCGTTACATCAATCTATCAGTTTCTTGTAATCTCATGATGCTCCTCCTTTCAACTCCTTCTCCCCCTTTTTTAATTATTCCACAGTCTATAATTGTACATTTTACATTTCCCCTTCTAGtc belongs to Palaemon carinicauda isolate YSFRI2023 chromosome 17, ASM3689809v2, whole genome shotgun sequence and includes:
- the LOC137656580 gene encoding uncharacterized protein; the protein is MACKIRSKEVVWLLKKSPISSFPGNRLPSIGEVLQVFLFHHKIQKEVLHVAAASTDEKVMEVWRRANIPTSDVSWVKKKILKLYKEYSTLAKSKSRKTEMEEMKRCIFRDSLEDMFDIAHSKAMEAKIPEEDKAFLKAQREDQQSCSMADVDEKLEQAIEEKRRKRQRMEEMKKKDAAASSSTLDRNVTLESFTSSSSANEDTEDDFKSSTPATSRRRQLPQENKLTKELTLAWERDNLSVRAATSSYAAAAINLGHDIECITVSRSSIHRARIKNREEIAMSLSFKPKVPLVLH